TCTCAGGTTAACGAGAAAAACATCACTGTAGCCTCCAAATTCCATTACAAATTTAGATCAGAGACAGGAAAAGAACATGGGAAAAATAAGTTCTTTTCTAAGCAAGAGTTGTAAATGGAGGCGCTCAGTTTAATAGTTTTGAATGGTTTGAGTTTGTCTTCATTAGTAAGTACATCTCAGGTTAACGAGAAAAACATCATAGCAGCCTCCAAATTTCATACAAATttcgatctgaaacagaaacagaacagaaaaaaagatTCTAACCCTCATCCTATTACATACTATCAAGATAACCAAGGCTGCTGAGATGTATAATTTTGAATGGATAGAAATTATCGTCATGGTTGGTCTCAGGTTAACAAGAAGACCATCATTGCAGCCAGGCAACTAACCAGTGTAGGAAGCACAAAATTTGTTCGAGGTAAAGTAAGCAAACAGGTACCAAAGCTGCTCAGTAAATAGTTTTGAATGGATATGTTATCCTCATAGTAGGTCTCAGGTTAACGAGAAGTCCATCATTGCAGCCATCAAGCCGGACAACAAACATTGTCTGAGGAAAATGAGCAAACAAACTACTAACTGAAGCGTGGAAAATTCTTAAAAATGATACCAAAGCTGCTCCATTTACATAGTTCTGAATGGACATATTATCCTCATAGTGTGTCTCAGGCTAACAAGAAAACCATCATTGCAGCCAACAAAGATAATAAGCAAAGCTATTTTTAGTGTGAACTTttgtgcacacaacaaaacaacagtagcaacaaagcacatgagcATACAGCAGCCAAGACAACATATATTATAGGCAGCATAAGAGCCACTGGAACTGGAGGTGCTCAGAATCAGATGAACAATCATGaaatcatcatcaatttcatcataataaatagcaTATGTATGTGATAATATAAGCATTATCACAAATTTTGTTCTTGAACGTATGTATGTATCTATGCATgagcaaacacacacacacacacacacagagagagagagagagtccttgCTTAATTAgataagccagaatcatcacagcaGGCTCAAGTTCCAGTGTGAGTATATATGCATGTGTGAATGGACTACTGATAAATGATAGGTCTAGAGAAACCAAGAAACCAAAAAATAAAAGCATTACGGAATACTGCGGGATGTTCATCCTAATTCTTTAAAACAGATACCGAAATGCTAACACAAAACTATTTTACAAGCCACACAAGGTGGAACAATTACAATGAAAAACATAGATAAAGCATGAGTGACATTGTTAATTGTTGTCTGCATGCATGAAATGAACATGGAACATTTAACAGGTGAGACATATTAGAATAAAGTGACTCAGGATTCAAGTATGTAATACCTTGGTTGTGAAATTGTCCAGTATCAAATGAGGGTAAGCTTCTGACATTTTGCCCATGGCCTTCCTATCTTTGATATCATGCCGTGTTACCTGCCAAAGATGGAACCACGAGTTAACACCAAGAATGGTGTCCCATGTTGTACACTGCCCCAGCTCGTCATGAATAAAACAGATATTGGCACTTACCACATTGAGTAACCCAAAGTATGCAGTTGGACCTAATGGTAGATGACACACAATCAAACCATCAGGCTGACCACGATGCTCATGCACCAAAATAAGATCAGTTATCTCGTGTGATCGGCAGGACTCAACAATTTCTGATATCACCTACCGGGAAGAAAAAAATGGATCGATAAGAAACATTAGCCAAAACTCACAAATGATATGAGAGAAAAATTACAGTCCAAACAAACACTATCTAGCATGTTCACTTTTTAATCAATCAAATCTTATGTGAATGAAACCTAATCTGAAGTTGGTACACAAAGGATACACGAGATGGAATGCTTCCGTATCATACCTGACCACCACGGTTCATCCTCTGTGAGTTCGGAAATACAACTTTCAGCTCCTGGCAAAAGAACAAGATTGACCAGTCAGTAAGCACAGGATGCATCATTTTAACCTGTCAAAACACCTTCCAATTCACAGCACAAGCAAACCTTAACAAACTGAGTCAGGGGCGCACTCGGGTTACGAGATGTGGTCAAGAGAATCTTGGGCTCGCGCAGCGTGGCGCCGGCGTACTCGTCATCTATGATACTCCTCGGCACTGCCACCGACCAACCAACAAACCATGAAAAACGCAACAAAAAAAGTAAAGAAATGGGAAGGTGGGGGCGATGGATCCGACGAAACCTGCCCGGTCTTGGTCGTCGAGGTCGATCTCGCGGCGGAGGGCGAGCTCCTCGTTGCGAAGCTCGGTGGGGATAGGCTTGCCCTCCTCGAGCGCCTCCCGGACGCGGCGCTTCTTCTCGTAGTGCTGACGCTCcttcccctcgaggctcttccggtAGAGGTACTCCCGACGGAGCCGCGTGTTCCGACGCAGCATCTCGCCTCCCTCTCCCGACGGGACCAAGCAAAACCCTAGCTAGGCGCTTGATGAGTGGAAGCGATAAACCCTAGTAGCGACTTCAAAGCTTTGGCGGCGCAACGCGAGCTTGGACACGGAGTTGTGGAAGGAGAAGGGCTTGTTTTAAATAGCAACGCTTATGGGCTTCTATGGCCTCCCCAGACAGGCTTATGGGCTTCTATGGGCTTCTCCAGACCGATGATGATGATTATAGGCAGTACGTTTTTTTAGGGTGGAAAGGAGGAAGACCACAGATAATCTATCTACAAGAAGGTGCGCATAAATCTGTTTCCCTCTCGTTAGGGTTTTGCTTCTCCCGAAGGCGATCGCGCCGCCGTCGAGCACTTCACCTTCCCTCCTCCGGTTGCGGCCAGGCGGGCAGATTCGGGCTGATTAAGGGGTGATCTGGCATCacttctgaaaggatcgatatggttgactagagggggggtgaataggcaactaacaatttttagcttttctttaacaatttaaacttttcatcaaagtaggttgtctagatatgcaactaggtaagcaacctatatgatgcaacaaggataggaacacaagcaagcaagatatatgaaacaaataagtttgcacaagtaaaggcacgagataaccaagagtgaagacggtggagacgaggatgtgttgccgaagttccttccctttgagaggaagtacgtctccgttggagcggtgtggaggcacaatgctccccaagaagccactagggtcaccgtattctcctcacgccctcacacaatgcgagatgccgtgattccattaTTGgttcccttggaggcggcgaccgaacctttacaaactaggttggggcaatctccacaactcaattggaggctcccaacgacaccacgaagcttcaccacaatggactatggcttcgcggtgacctcaaccgtctaggatgcacaaacactcaagagtaacaagatccgcaagggattagtggggggaatcaaatatctcttggtggaagtgtagatcgaggccttctcaatcattcccgagcaaatcaacaagtttggtcggctagggagtgagatcgggcgaaaatggagcttagagcaataatggagcttaggggtggaagagataagtcaacggggaagaaggggaccccttatatagtgtgggacaagaatccaaccgttacccaccaaccagcccgcggccagcggtactaccgcgcctggccagcggtactaccgcaaggccgcgcggtactactacttgcaaccaagcggtactaccgcacggctctGTGGTACTACCataccgacccacggtactgccgcaaccccagcgaCAGTAAAGATAAACAGACGCGCAGGAGttggggcggtacttccgcacacgcggtactaccgcgccccccatgcggtactaccgcaaggcaaaaaACCCCAGCCAGGGGGAAaggaacttccgtgcctacttcctcaaagaaacggaagtagcaaaaacccgacacagtagtacagccaaggggcggtactactgcctggctgcatagcgcggtactaccgctcggcgaaaacggtactaccgcggtaggtgcggatgtaaaaaattacatccgcccctactaccgcaaaggggcggcactagcctggtgggcagcggtagtgcggctccaggggagcggtactaccgtgggcacctgcggtactaccgcggatgcctacggtactaccgttttCCTGGGAGTTGTACTACCGCGACCAACCACAgcagccagacaagggaggcaagaaaacggaggaagctccaaggaaaaaggaggggacaagaaggagacgtgtacgtgatgattccatccaagcctttccaacacggaccccctcttaatagtatggctttcctacgactcaaatccaccaaaaagaaacgtagaaaagacgccgtcttcatcagtcttcgaggggcacccaaccgtcttgtgcctagcaatgaaatgtctggaatactcaaggcacacgattagtccgcacatgcgttgtcatcaatcaccaaaacacttaaggataaatatgcccttacaatctccccccttttggtggattgatgacaatacgggatttgcacaaggaaaataatattaagtaaatgcaaacccctcctctctagaatatagacgggctccccctagatgtgtgccacctagatgagtgctttggactgcacggcacacgaatactaggatcaaagctccccctatattatagagacaaggcatatctatcactagacaagataacacaaacataagttaactacgatagataaagtgcatatgtcttacaccatatgaggaaaggtctcGAAAGCACAACCCAAATAAGAGCAAACAAGCACAAACGAGGTACAAAAGACAAAGCAAATAAACGCACCAAGCAtgacacaacgcaaatccctacactctctccccctttggcatcgagacgccaaaaaagcAGAGAGGACatctacacacacggggtggctcaggcagagaagtcgtcccactgctcctcgtgctcctcgtcagactcaacGGCAGGGATAGTCTCCTCGAAGTCATCCTCTAaactggtccacttgtatcccTGCTTTGACATCCAGACAGCCTCGggtgtgatgacgtcctcagacccgccagacacatcctctccaaagagcctcataaccttgTTGTCACGGCAGCGACTCTCTTTGTCTGCCATgtgagccctgtactgtccctttgcctgcatgcagaagagagtcttcatcttgtcctttagcttcttggcccatgacggctcagaggaaggagtggtggacctagcagcacggtcctcggcaacattctcagcagcagcctcctcctcaccagcagccctcctagcagaagaggtctcagcacgggtagtggtgttggcccagttgggcttgacgtgGAGGTtgatggactcatggcgaatccagtcttgcgagtgaacaccgcaaaccgaagctcacaccacatgatgtgtgagatatcaagtggctgagtctgagaagaacgtgcctctgcacacaggagcaacatatccactagatatgcatggaccttgtccttgtcgccaatgcatgggaacagagtgttgcggaagatgcgatgcatgatatccagaaaggagtttaacacccaagttgacttgccattggggagcaccttctcaacaaggaaaggctgaagcaggttcttgttggcagactcagagttggcatgggggcgaacgccaacgggggtgtgaagcccgtcatcaggaatgtgcagcagatccatgaactctttccatgtagcagacagctgacgaccgttggtcatccaggtcatccttcgCTCCTCCCCGAGATGAAAGTACATTGAGGCAAAGAACTGATagatgagctcagggtcatagtcaaggtgaaaggagatcaccggctcaatagcaaactgctccaccaagtccagagcctctccaaaatagtcacaaAACTTGTCCTTCCAcatgtgatgcatgtctatccacttgacatccatgaaggtattctgcttgctcttgatcacatccagatagatgagaacctgttgcttgttccagaacatcTCGGTGCCTCTGAGCACAGCCCGAggagtcacatagggattgatcctccggcgttcgacatactcagagacagaaatctcgtccatgcccttagcaggttccttttgcttgctggcagtggtcttgacattgcgcttgggggcattggagccctctggggcttcatcttgggggttgcgcagacgcttggagccagtgtcacgactgggattggaacgacgagagccaccacctgagacacaaaaaCGCAAAACACCCACAACAACCAAGAGggattaatgcaaagaccacaaccaagcaagagaaacaagcagaaagcacacatgataaatgcctagagagagatttgatccctacggtagtactgccaagtgATGTGAAGCTAAGATAGTAGTACTGCTCtcagacgcggtagtaccgtgcaaggtcacggtagtaccgggtctaggagcggtagtacgaccttAGCGCCTCAGCTAGTGCGGTAGTACTGTGTctgctgagcggtagtaccgcacaagcTAGCACGGTAGTACCACATCTGTCAGGCGGTAGTACggcaagagcggtagtaccgcagatcagacacggtagtaccgcaccgcgtcagatttGAACGAGTTCAAATCTGAGAAAAGCCCGCGAAATCgcggcggtactacggttggacaaagctaccacaagacagcatgtcaagtatgattcctacgcatcacgactctcctacatcctactcttgcatagatttggcctaaaatctcaagaacaacaagtttctccccaaaaacctagaagtaagagaacaaccaagaaaaagagggatttggggaaaaaccttggtccatggcaaaaggaagtggtggggaacgatcccaccggtcgaaatccgaggagagtggccggagacggagatccggcgagggcctccggcgtcgttcttgagcgagagagagagagagagagagagagagagagagagagagagacgtggggagagagacaaatgaatgggtatggggagttgaaactcccctgcccgagtcataacccccatgCTCCctcgacggcgcggtagtaccatgccccaacgcggtagtaccgcctggcgcagtacttccgaagtaccgcacctgagcggtagtaccgtgttgtGGCGCGGTAGTATCGTGcctcccaaagcggtagtaccgcggccagccgcggtagtaccgtgggctcaagaagatgcacgtttcgaGCACACGAAAACCTGGGTCTTTACACAAACACTCCGAGtcaacacgacaccacaagaccacgcaacacacaaagccagaaaggcacacgacaaacgaaacaaccacgagacaccacctctccaaagagagggcggtggccgtagccatctatgtttgagtcaattggtatggcaccgcgaataattatccttgggtccatgaccaaaactcgtctttgaagcacaagtaccatcaaacatggctaatgtgaaaagacttgatcgatttatgcataatggggggagggagagttcattgagagaacatcactccccctatgtccatgcctacatctaaacaggaCAACacattgagtatggtggggtgtgcaagggttcaagcaacattgctcgaatcaatgatatttagctcatgccttaactcacgaaatcttgcttcatccaggggcttcgtgaagatatctgcaaggttatcatgagtgttgacatagttgaggtcgatctctccttgcctaatgtgatcccgaatgaagtgataccggatctcaatatgcttcatcttgaagtgttgcaccgggttgagagagatcttgatggcactttcattgtcacaccaaagaggcactttgtcacaaatgacaccgtaatcctttaaagtttgcctcatccataagagttgtgcacaacaactaccggccgccacatactccgcttcggtggacgagagagacacacaactttgctttttggaagaccaacttaccaaagagcaaccaagaaattggcaccctccggaagtggacttcctatccactttgtctcccgcccaatcggaatccgaataccctacaagcttgaagtttgctcctcttgggtaccataggccaaagtttggggtatgagccaaatatcgaaagattcgtttgaccgccacatagtgactttccttaggtgcggcttgaaaacgtgcacaaattcccacactcaacatgatatccggtctagatgcacaaaggtaaagcaaggaacctatcatggagcgatataccttttgatccaccgctttaccattgggatctatgtcaagttggcacttggtgggcatgggagtggaagccggcttgacatcacttaacttgaatcttttgagcatgtcttgagtatatttggcttgattgatgaaggttccttctcttctttgcttcacttcgaaccctagaaagaacttcaactctcccatggaaaacatctcgaactttgaggtcatgagagtggcaaattcctcattgaaagctttgttaggggaaccaaagataatatcatcaacatataagtggcacacaaacaactcccctttgaccttcttagtaaaaagagtggggtcgattagcccaacttcaaaaccacggtcttgtaacaacttggtaaggtggtcataccacgcacgtggggcttgtttaatgccatagagtgccttatcgagttgatacacatgatcgggaaagtagggattctcgaacccggggggtttcttgacataaaccaattcattaatgggaccattaagaaaagcgctcttcacatccatttgttgtaacttaaagttatgatgagaagcataggcaatcaacatgcgaatagattcaagacgagcaatgggagcaaatgtttcaccgtagtcgatacccttgacttgggagtagccttgtgctaccaaatgagccttgttgcgaatgataatcccatgggcatcttgcttgttcttaaatatccacttggttccgatGACACtgtggttccccgtcggtcttggcaccaatctccacactttgttgcgctcgaagttattgagttcttcatgcatggcattgagccaatccggatcttctagcacctcatagaccttgtggggttccacacaagagacaaacgcgtgatgctcacaatagtttgctaattgtctacgagttcttaccccctttcgtaagcttccaagcacattcatcatgagatgatccttggtggagagcttggaagcaaccttggcggcacgacgctctaattcctcctcgggggtgagacgaggagtggtcacttgatcatcttgagcgtcgccttgagcttgttcttgttcttgaacttgctcggaggagagaacttgaccttgggcatcacttgatgtgtcaacaccgtcttgagcgtgatcttgcccttggtcatgttcttgaggatgagggccatcatgttgttcttcggaagcgtgtgggccttgggttggtgatggctccgcttgagtggagctttgtccttctccttcggccacaaggtgttcctcaatgggtaggataaagccaacacccattcttcttatggcttggggaggaatttcatcacctacatcacaagtgccactttgctccacttgggagccgttattctcatcaaactccacgttacacggctCCTCAATAAGTccagtggatttattgaggacacgtaagcatgagagtttgtagcataaccaacaaatatgccctcataagctctagcctcaaatttagacaaccgaacacctttcttgagaatgaaacacttacacccgaacacccggaagtacttgaggttgggcttgttaccggtgagtatctcatatggagtcttgttcaagcccttgcggaggtagagccgattggatgcatgacaggcggtgttgatggcttcggcccaaaagttgtacggagacttgaactccgtcatcatggtccttgccgcatccatcaacgtccggttcttcctctccacaacaccattttgttgaggggtgtaaggtgcggaatattgatgcttgatcccctcatcactaagaaactcatccaaggtgtagttcttgaactcggtgccattgtcacttcttattgtcaagatctttgcattgtgttgacgttgtgcttcatttgcaaagtcaatgacggtttgttgggtctcgctcttcctcttgaagaaatacacccaagtgtatcttgagtagtcatccacaatcaccaagcaatacttcctacccccaagactaccgaaggatggaggcccaaagagatccatgtgaaggagctccaaaggcctctttgattaaatgatagtcgtgggagggtgagccttctcatgtagctttccttcgatacaagcactgcaagcacgatctttagcaaaactaacattctttagtccacggacatggtcccccttgaggagactttgcaaagatctcatattgacatgggctaaacggcgatgccaaagccatgccacatcaactttagccattaggcatgtcgcggtcttagtgggtcgctccgaaaagttaatcacatatagaccgttctcgacatgcccaacaaaggctactttaagagtcttgctccataagagggccacggtatcgatatcaaagaaagtggcaaagcccatgattgcaagttgacaaacggaaagtaaattgtatgcaagggactcaaaaaGCATGACCTTCTagatcatgagatcatgagagatgaccaccttgccaagtcccaataccttggaggatgaggcgtcaccccactcgacattggtgggcatagatggaatcttgtgcacgtccaccaccaagtccttgcttctagTCATATGAttcgtagctccgctatcgagcaaacatgatcccccaccggaagcaaacacctacaagagattaatgcttggttttaggtacccattttgtaatgggtcctttcatgttagtaacaagggtctttggaacccaaatagaccattcaatatattcatgaagagaaccaacgaatttggcatagacatgcccatcactagcacggcataacacataagaaggattaaagtcgccggctttgatgcGAGGAGTGACATTGTCCCTTTTGACAACGCCacccttcgcgttgttcttcttcttctcctcggaggcactttctccctccttcacaaaggtttgcatgagaggaggaggtcgtttggtcttgtcattcttcttcttgttcttggagtcaggcacgtacccaaccccttccttggctacaactcccttttggttgatcaaaagatcattgaggttcttcttgccttgtatgcaagtcgcaagacctctctcaagttgcccctttagcttagcgttctcctcaacgagatgcacacgctcacaacacgggttagtagcatttgcattatcaattaacatcatacaaggaaaagtggctttttccttggttagctttacttgaaattgatcatgagactctttgaggctagcatgagcacccttcaagaccttgtgagcctcctCTTTGAgtttagcaagatcaacctcaagttcggccttctcggagtttagcccatgagaaacaatgaggacatgatcataatatttctttaacttagcatgattaacgttgtgtgactcctcaagagccaaacgaagaccacgctcttcctcaagagcattggaaagatccgaaatctcatcggcatagtcgcgactatgcccttccatcctagtgatggtgtcttcgtgagcctcgatcatgtcattggcttcaccaagttgttccaagagagcaacaaagtgcttcttggattttcccttgagttttcccataaaggcctcaaactcatttgcctccacattagctccctcaagttcattaatgctatccgttggaGAAGGataattaatgatggtagttttgatgttgggggttaccttgttggtggctttagccatgaggcacttggcggtgatgctctcattaggtgagtcaaagagagacacccgtggagtcgtcgcaatggcaacggaggccatggcaaccgactcgtcaccttcatcatcgtcatcatcctcattgtactcttcttgtaccgccaatgccttgggaggagtcttcttggtgaaggtgCTCTTGTTAGGGAATgatttggccttgtcctttcggatgagcttgccaccattgtcttccctcttctcatacgggcactccgcaacaaaatgacccACGTTGCCACAATTgtcgcaagtccttacacgttgcttgctcttcgtgtcacttgagttgtttttgctaaagtttggcctcgagtttttcttgctccaaaattgccttgaagcaagtgccatgtgttcatgatacgcataattcgtatcttcggggttgctctcctcttcttcctcttcttcttcttcaacggtgagcttggccttcaatgcaaggttaggcttatttgccctttgagaacgaagcaccgcattgtcggcggtcttgtccaaaatgttcatggccacaaactcatccaacacttcgcttgaggtcaaagtgtggaagtccggtctttgacgaatgacggaggacatggccttgtggtagggcatcattgccttgaggaatttgcgtttgatccaattgtcatccgtgtccttgctctcgTGATCTCATAgtaagaccgcgagtttggttactctccgataaatctcacgaggttcttcatcttctttcattgcaaactcatcagcctcatcttgcaccacttcatagttggagcgttgaatgcttgcgcttccccggtagatagagacaacacaaagccatgcatctttggccaaggcgaagggacgaagatgaggtaggtcttcgggtggaattgcatcttgaatgatgaagagagcattctcattgaattgattatctgtggcttctcgaggagtgaag
This portion of the Triticum dicoccoides isolate Atlit2015 ecotype Zavitan chromosome 7A, WEW_v2.0, whole genome shotgun sequence genome encodes:
- the LOC119330608 gene encoding U3 small nucleolar ribonucleoprotein protein IMP4-like — its product is MLRRNTRLRREYLYRKSLEGKERQHYEKKRRVREALEEGKPIPTELRNEELALRREIDLDDQDRAVPRSIIDDEYAGATLREPKILLTTSRNPSAPLTQFVKELKVVFPNSQRMNRGGQVISEIVESCRSHEITDLILVHEHRGQPDGLIVCHLPLGPTAYFGLLNVVTRHDIKDRKAMGKMSEAYPHLILDNFTTKTGERTANIMKHLFPVPKPESKRLITFANRDDYISFRHHIYEKHGGPKSIDLKEVGPRFELRLYQIKRGTVDQSEAQNEFVLRPYMNTAKKQNSLGV